A stretch of the uncultured Desulfobacter sp. genome encodes the following:
- a CDS encoding HD domain-containing phosphohydrolase: MMDELILKEEDNTRKNDDRYLPWKILVVDDEEGVHQVTKLALKNFTFDNRRLKLLHAYSASQAIEILVEHPNIAIVLLDVVMESEHAGLRLVKKIREDLKNTNTRIVLRTGQPGQAPEQEVIQNYDINDYKTKTELTANKLFTLMYATLRSYRDIITLEKSRKGLEKLIVASRGISSRVALAQFIRVTVEQLTNLLNIEETTIFSCKVTGYILSEQCLEVYASENPLGSKCIHIADLPDRKRDIILSAITEQTNIFEKDRFVVYCSNSSQIVLFFAQINQVLSDLDVRLLNIFTENLIVTLENIQLNETITDSQKEMVYRLGEVVESRSKETGNHVKRMAHYSELLALLVGLDKTEAELIKTASPMHDIGKIAIPDAILTKPGKLNSEEWAIVKTHPKRGYEILEQSSLTVMNISAVIALTHHEKWDGSGYPEGLKGTDIHIYGRITAIADVFDALGSERCYKKAWPLDKIISLFKSDKGKHFDPLLTDLFLENLDNFLVIRDKFAD; the protein is encoded by the coding sequence ATGATGGATGAACTTATTTTAAAAGAAGAAGACAATACCCGGAAAAATGACGACAGGTATTTACCATGGAAGATTCTGGTTGTAGATGACGAGGAAGGCGTTCATCAGGTCACAAAACTGGCGCTTAAAAATTTCACTTTTGATAACAGAAGATTAAAATTGCTCCATGCCTATTCCGCCTCCCAGGCCATTGAAATTCTTGTTGAGCACCCTAATATAGCCATCGTTTTACTCGATGTGGTCATGGAGTCTGAACATGCCGGATTAAGGCTGGTGAAAAAAATCCGGGAGGATCTCAAGAATACGAACACCCGGATTGTTCTGAGAACCGGTCAGCCCGGACAGGCACCGGAGCAAGAGGTTATTCAAAACTATGATATCAACGACTACAAGACCAAAACCGAGCTGACTGCGAACAAGTTGTTTACCCTGATGTATGCAACATTAAGATCTTACCGTGACATCATTACCCTTGAAAAAAGTCGAAAGGGCCTGGAAAAACTCATTGTTGCCTCAAGGGGAATTTCATCAAGGGTGGCGCTGGCCCAATTTATACGCGTGACGGTTGAGCAATTGACCAATCTTCTCAATATTGAAGAAACCACCATTTTTTCCTGCAAGGTCACAGGATATATCCTTTCAGAGCAGTGCCTGGAGGTCTATGCGTCGGAAAACCCCCTTGGATCCAAATGTATCCATATTGCTGATTTACCGGATCGTAAACGGGACATCATTTTATCGGCGATTACAGAGCAAACAAATATTTTTGAAAAAGACAGATTTGTTGTGTACTGCTCAAATAGCAGTCAAATTGTTCTGTTTTTTGCCCAGATAAATCAGGTTCTGTCCGATCTTGATGTCCGTTTGCTTAACATATTTACGGAAAATCTGATTGTCACACTGGAGAACATTCAGCTCAATGAAACAATCACCGACAGCCAAAAGGAAATGGTTTACCGGTTGGGAGAGGTTGTCGAATCCCGTTCCAAGGAAACCGGAAACCATGTGAAGCGGATGGCACATTACTCAGAGCTGCTTGCCTTGCTGGTGGGACTGGATAAAACCGAAGCAGAGCTAATTAAAACGGCTTCGCCAATGCATGATATTGGTAAAATCGCAATCCCCGATGCCATTTTGACCAAACCTGGGAAATTGAATTCCGAGGAATGGGCGATTGTGAAGACCCATCCGAAACGGGGGTACGAAATACTCGAACAATCCTCTCTGACTGTAATGAACATCAGTGCCGTCATTGCTTTGACACATCATGAAAAATGGGATGGCAGTGGATATCCGGAAGGTCTGAAAGGCACTGATATTCATATTTATGGCAGGATAACCGCCATTGCCGATGTCTTTGATGCCTTAGGAAGTGAGCGCTGTTATAAAAAGGCCTGGCCCCTTGATAAAATTATATCACTTTTCAAAAGTGATAAGGGTAAACATTTCGATCCACTGTTAACGGATCTGTTTCTTGAGAATCTGGATAATTTTTTGGTAATCAGAGATAAATTTGCTGATTAA
- a CDS encoding HDOD domain-containing protein — protein sequence MAYLIEIEDIIENAGSLLTLPDICMQIKRLVADPASSVDDLAGLISKDPALTARLLKIVNSPIYYFPRKISSVSEAIPLIGADQLYNLALATTAAAIIQTVGGSYIEMKTLWKKAVYSAIFAKSLSPNKSSNGENLFVAGLLSDIGALAIVKHAPAIALSAIGAPRKGQFPWQREKEVLGFTVAEVSGALLTSWNLSDEIAVPVGCQHVPDKGQHHVVSCCILHIATRLAAETIDKNQGQTLDYRKAIHKKPLAQLGMNHKDIDAKVSEVNEIAPDILNIFTT from the coding sequence TTGGCTTATTTAATTGAAATAGAGGACATTATAGAAAATGCAGGGTCCTTGTTAACGCTGCCGGATATCTGTATGCAGATCAAACGGCTCGTGGCCGATCCCGCGTCATCAGTGGATGATCTTGCCGGACTGATCTCTAAAGATCCGGCACTGACAGCAAGATTATTAAAAATAGTGAACAGCCCAATTTACTATTTCCCGCGAAAAATTTCTTCTGTTTCTGAAGCAATCCCCCTGATTGGTGCTGACCAACTTTATAATTTAGCGCTGGCGACAACCGCTGCCGCTATTATTCAAACGGTTGGGGGAAGCTATATAGAAATGAAAACGCTTTGGAAAAAAGCTGTCTATTCTGCGATTTTCGCCAAATCCTTAAGCCCGAACAAATCAAGTAACGGTGAAAATCTTTTTGTTGCGGGGCTGCTGAGTGATATTGGCGCATTGGCCATTGTGAAACATGCGCCGGCAATTGCTTTAAGCGCCATAGGTGCCCCCAGGAAAGGACAATTTCCCTGGCAGCGGGAAAAAGAGGTGCTTGGTTTTACCGTGGCCGAAGTCAGCGGGGCATTACTTACGTCCTGGAACCTGTCTGATGAGATTGCCGTTCCTGTTGGCTGCCAACACGTACCTGACAAGGGACAGCATCATGTTGTCTCCTGCTGTATCCTCCATATTGCAACAAGACTGGCGGCAGAGACCATTGATAAAAATCAGGGGCAAACCTTAGATTATCGAAAAGCCATACATAAAAAACCGTTGGCGCAATTGGGAATGAACCATAAGGATATAGACGCAAAGGTATCAGAAGTAAATGAAATTGCTCCGGACATACTAAATATATTCACAACATAA
- a CDS encoding PAS domain S-box protein, producing MRTQKKVVLIVILGVGASLLIFLLGNYFSQKYRHNQHLLAVIQQMTNRIGNIHLLSMDFIQSGDPKAWQALTSNLVALRRNIAKKNPFTGPEADILPALGEELSHYEQLLSRIHDPAIQLNREKVRLQQMGLSFATEVRERIIIPYRKEEGLRIYQGQEVDPIKVRIKDTAYDLMGLHTEQQLLLTELLLDWDIAKYRQKKAVISKAMGQHKNQLNYLSILMGKAQDIISSLEEKMSLLLSSEQKILNHFSKLEQLNHESAIVEERLTALCSEFSSQTRSAISRSDRLNRILSWGVLLTILCSLVLLGFMLARDIIGILEDLRITQSSFDHANIGIYRIGPDGQILKVNEKAANFLGYTRQELEALTLMDIDPQVTPESWPLIWREIQDTGQFYYDREHLRKDGSRMPVEIYTGRMEYQDQQYSIAFVQDITERKQMELALKESEERLDLALEGANEGIWDLNLVEDVFYLDSRYYTIAGYEPNAFEGTFTEIYKRVHPDNLKQVQFSFSRSIAGELESFEAPFRFLRKDGNYMWIMSKGKIVDRDAQGKPTRIIGTNADISEFKKVEKALQESKARLDEANSLAGLGYWEWHVNTGEVNWSDRVYEIFGLAPAEFTPTIESVMSLSPWPECSKRNEEIMQQLIEKNDTGEFDQKFLRPDDTTGYYYSTFKGKYDTDGKLTIIQGTVIDITERKQRESEMRSLRNYLSNIINSMPSMLVGVDAQGMVTLWNQEAEKLTGRSADTVVGTPMVEAIPQLSREMERVRLAIKTGQEQTDPKRKRRKNGDLFYEDLTIFPLVANGVEGAVIRVDDITDQVRMEEMMIQSEKMLTVGGLAAGMAHEINNPLASMLQTANVMQNRLNGRLDIPANRKAAEKAGITLEGLEQFMAARSIPRMLETIVTSGKRVAEIVGNMLSFARKGNEGMVLGRLDEIVESTLALAATDYNLKKEYDFKKIIIVREYARDLPPALCEEAKIQQVLLNILGNGAQAMQAAAIEAPCFIIRIFVDKRRHMICLEIADNGPGIDEATRKKVFDPFFTTKPIGQGTGLGLSVSYFIITENHGGEMVVESEPGAGAKFIIRLPLRENKPNIGK from the coding sequence ATGAGGACCCAAAAAAAAGTCGTTCTGATTGTCATTCTTGGGGTGGGTGCCAGTCTGTTGATTTTTTTGCTCGGCAACTATTTTTCCCAAAAATATAGGCACAACCAACACCTGCTTGCCGTCATCCAGCAGATGACGAACCGGATTGGAAATATCCACCTGCTGAGCATGGACTTTATCCAGAGCGGCGACCCCAAGGCCTGGCAAGCGTTGACAAGCAACCTGGTTGCTCTCCGGCGCAACATTGCAAAAAAGAACCCGTTTACAGGGCCTGAAGCAGATATTCTGCCGGCCCTGGGAGAAGAACTCAGCCACTATGAACAGTTGCTAAGCCGCATCCATGATCCAGCCATTCAATTAAACCGGGAAAAAGTCAGATTGCAGCAGATGGGGCTCTCTTTTGCAACTGAAGTACGAGAGCGCATCATCATCCCCTACCGCAAGGAAGAGGGATTGAGAATCTACCAGGGACAAGAGGTTGATCCCATAAAAGTTCGCATCAAGGATACGGCGTATGATCTGATGGGGCTGCACACCGAGCAGCAACTCCTGCTGACGGAACTGCTGCTGGATTGGGATATTGCGAAATACCGCCAGAAAAAAGCAGTGATCAGCAAGGCCATGGGCCAACATAAAAATCAACTGAACTACCTCAGTATCCTGATGGGAAAGGCCCAGGACATCATCAGTTCCCTTGAGGAAAAAATGTCCTTGCTCCTCTCTTCTGAACAAAAAATCCTCAATCATTTTTCCAAGCTAGAGCAACTCAACCATGAATCGGCCATTGTGGAGGAGCGCCTGACAGCCCTTTGCTCAGAGTTCTCCAGCCAAACCAGGTCCGCCATATCCCGTTCTGACAGACTCAATCGAATCCTGAGCTGGGGGGTGCTGCTCACCATCCTGTGCAGCCTTGTTTTACTGGGTTTTATGCTGGCCAGGGATATTATCGGTATCCTCGAAGATCTGCGAATCACCCAGTCCAGTTTTGATCATGCCAATATCGGCATCTACCGGATAGGGCCGGACGGACAAATACTGAAAGTAAACGAAAAGGCGGCCAATTTCCTTGGGTACACCAGGCAGGAACTAGAGGCTCTCACCCTCATGGACATTGATCCGCAGGTGACGCCCGAATCCTGGCCGCTGATCTGGCGGGAAATTCAGGATACCGGGCAATTCTACTATGACAGAGAACATCTGCGCAAAGATGGTTCCCGGATGCCGGTGGAGATATACACTGGCCGTATGGAATACCAGGACCAGCAGTATTCCATTGCCTTTGTCCAGGATATCACCGAGCGCAAACAGATGGAGCTGGCTCTCAAAGAAAGTGAGGAACGCCTGGATCTGGCCCTTGAAGGGGCCAATGAAGGTATTTGGGATCTGAATCTGGTTGAGGATGTATTTTATCTTGATTCCCGCTACTATACCATTGCAGGATATGAACCCAATGCATTTGAGGGCACATTTACTGAAATTTATAAACGGGTACACCCCGACAACCTTAAGCAGGTTCAATTCAGCTTTAGCCGGTCTATAGCAGGGGAATTGGAGAGCTTTGAAGCCCCGTTCAGATTTCTGCGTAAAGACGGCAACTATATGTGGATTATGTCTAAGGGAAAAATCGTTGACCGGGATGCCCAGGGAAAACCCACCCGCATCATCGGCACCAACGCAGATATCAGTGAATTCAAAAAAGTAGAGAAAGCACTTCAGGAAAGCAAGGCCCGGCTGGATGAGGCAAACAGCCTGGCCGGTCTGGGGTACTGGGAGTGGCATGTCAATACGGGCGAGGTCAACTGGTCGGACAGAGTATATGAAATATTTGGCCTGGCCCCGGCGGAATTTACACCCACGATCGAATCAGTGATGAGTCTATCACCCTGGCCTGAGTGCAGCAAACGCAATGAAGAAATTATGCAGCAGCTCATTGAAAAAAATGATACAGGCGAATTTGATCAAAAATTCCTCCGCCCTGACGACACGACGGGATACTACTATTCCACGTTTAAAGGGAAATACGATACAGACGGCAAGTTGACCATCATTCAAGGCACTGTGATTGATATCACGGAACGAAAACAACGGGAATCAGAGATGCGCAGCCTGCGCAACTATCTGAGTAATATCATTAACTCCATGCCATCCATGCTTGTGGGGGTGGATGCCCAAGGCATGGTCACCTTGTGGAACCAAGAAGCAGAAAAGCTGACCGGCCGAAGTGCAGACACGGTTGTGGGGACACCCATGGTTGAGGCCATCCCTCAACTTAGCCGGGAAATGGAGCGGGTACGCCTGGCCATTAAGACCGGTCAGGAACAAACCGATCCCAAGCGCAAGAGACGCAAAAACGGCGACCTTTTTTATGAAGATCTGACCATTTTCCCCCTTGTTGCCAACGGGGTGGAAGGTGCCGTGATTCGGGTGGATGACATCACTGACCAGGTACGCATGGAAGAGATGATGATCCAAAGCGAAAAGATGCTTACCGTGGGAGGGCTTGCCGCCGGCATGGCCCACGAGATAAACAATCCCCTGGCCAGTATGCTGCAGACTGCCAACGTTATGCAGAATCGCCTCAACGGCCGACTTGATATCCCGGCAAATCGAAAAGCAGCGGAAAAGGCGGGTATAACCTTGGAGGGCCTCGAACAGTTTATGGCGGCCAGAAGCATCCCCCGCATGCTGGAGACCATCGTCACCTCAGGCAAACGGGTGGCTGAGATCGTGGGGAATATGCTCAGCTTTGCCAGAAAGGGAAATGAGGGCATGGTGCTGGGCAGGCTGGATGAAATTGTGGAAAGTACCCTGGCTCTTGCCGCCACTGATTACAATCTTAAAAAAGAGTATGATTTTAAAAAGATAATAATTGTCAGGGAATATGCCCGAGACCTTCCGCCTGCACTCTGTGAGGAAGCCAAAATCCAGCAGGTGCTCCTCAATATCCTGGGCAATGGCGCCCAGGCCATGCAGGCTGCGGCCATTGAAGCGCCTTGTTTTATCATCCGCATCTTTGTCGACAAGAGGCGCCACATGATCTGCCTGGAGATTGCTGACAACGGCCCGGGAATAGACGAGGCCACCCGCAAAAAGGTCTTTGATCCTTTTTTCACCACCAAACCCATCGGCCAGGGAACCGGTCTGGGACTGAGTGTGAGTTATTTCATCATCACCGAGAATCATGGTGGAGAGATGGTTGTAGAATCAGAGCCGGGTGCCGGGGCAAAATTCATTATCCGTCTGCCTCTAAGAGAAAACAAACCCAACATTGGAAAATAG
- a CDS encoding ABC transporter substrate-binding protein — translation MRCHISFLQMLVLLTILFPGTYALGEVQPIKIGFIGDFSSVTKAYTQNSFKAAQLAINQFNDQGGLLGRPVQMLQRDGGNNPDDHYHLVKKLVREKKISAVFGGGASPCVLKASVACREEQVPYLVSIGNTQSIVVEKGHPYVFLFEPNSHMESMGFSIFASLMPWQRYAWIGPDYIWGRDVMGFFKQYFTKIGAPVTWTAEIWHPLGTRDYTEAIKQLMDGKPEALVVATWGEDLFHFVNQAKSRKLFDTMAAFGWFSVMTDENERLLPEGIWKISRAPFHYLSQKYSQTHTFVKQLRQKFRVFPVDFAICCYDSFLAWKEAVIKAGSPEPHDVARMLKGLSFTGLRGESSIRALDGQLNCPAYFGRLTYLDDYPVAIIESVMEIPAAKTWLSKEEILIKRKK, via the coding sequence ATGAGATGCCATATATCTTTTTTGCAAATGCTTGTACTCCTAACGATCCTGTTTCCGGGGACCTATGCCCTTGGTGAGGTTCAGCCAATAAAAATCGGTTTTATCGGCGATTTCAGCTCGGTGACCAAGGCGTATACCCAAAACAGCTTCAAAGCGGCCCAGTTGGCCATCAACCAGTTTAACGATCAAGGCGGTCTTCTCGGCAGGCCGGTCCAAATGCTCCAACGGGATGGCGGCAATAATCCGGACGACCATTATCATCTGGTCAAAAAACTGGTCCGGGAAAAGAAAATCAGCGCGGTTTTTGGTGGGGGGGCCAGCCCTTGCGTGCTAAAGGCCTCGGTCGCCTGCAGGGAAGAACAGGTCCCTTACCTGGTCTCCATTGGCAATACCCAGTCCATTGTGGTGGAAAAGGGTCATCCTTATGTGTTTTTGTTTGAGCCCAACTCCCACATGGAATCCATGGGGTTCAGTATCTTTGCTTCCTTGATGCCCTGGCAACGCTATGCTTGGATCGGTCCTGATTACATCTGGGGGCGGGACGTGATGGGCTTTTTCAAACAATATTTTACCAAGATCGGCGCTCCCGTAACGTGGACCGCTGAAATCTGGCATCCACTGGGAACCCGGGACTATACAGAGGCCATCAAACAGCTCATGGACGGTAAGCCCGAAGCCCTCGTAGTGGCCACTTGGGGGGAGGACCTGTTTCATTTTGTCAACCAGGCAAAATCCCGAAAGCTATTTGATACCATGGCAGCCTTTGGCTGGTTTTCCGTGATGACCGATGAAAACGAACGTCTCCTGCCCGAGGGGATATGGAAAATCTCCCGGGCGCCCTTCCACTACCTTTCTCAAAAGTATTCCCAGACCCACACTTTTGTTAAGCAGCTAAGGCAAAAATTCCGGGTCTTCCCCGTTGATTTTGCAATCTGCTGCTACGATTCTTTCCTGGCCTGGAAAGAGGCGGTTATCAAGGCAGGATCACCAGAGCCGCATGACGTTGCCCGAATGCTTAAGGGGTTATCGTTCACCGGCCTGCGGGGGGAGAGCTCTATCAGGGCTCTGGACGGCCAGTTGAATTGCCCCGCATATTTTGGACGTCTGACCTATCTTGATGATTATCCGGTGGCAATCATTGAATCGGTGATGGAAATTCCGGCCGCCAAAACATGGCTCTCGAAGGAAGAGATCCTTATCAAACGAAAGAAATAG
- a CDS encoding radical SAM protein translates to MNIDTSHNIGCAGNFEFAKEKIDDALACNRLLSMEVELSLRCNFRCTYCYVPHDSYFDDEISRDEIFEVILQAKALGAGKIILLGGEPSIYPHIREVIAFLHDHGLETEMFTNGTGITPDFARELRATGVRVVLKMNSFHEGRQDALAGKKGAFHIIHNALDNLKAAGYPAKDAFLALSTIICRQNRDELTDLWTWIRDNNMAPYFEIITPQGQAKNNASLELTPLELKTVFDEICAVDRERYGIEWDPQPPLMGNQCMRHQFSCTITSIGNVQPCVGITKAIGNIRKTPLKDILDHSRELKMLKNHHQTIKGFCRTCEKNDTCYGCRGAAFQVTGDLLASDPLCWRNPDNLKRHR, encoded by the coding sequence ATGAATATAGATACCAGCCACAACATCGGTTGTGCCGGAAACTTTGAATTTGCCAAAGAAAAAATTGATGATGCGTTAGCCTGCAACCGGCTTCTCTCCATGGAGGTGGAACTGAGCCTGCGGTGCAATTTTCGCTGCACCTACTGCTATGTACCCCATGATTCATACTTTGATGACGAAATCAGCCGTGACGAAATCTTTGAAGTAATCCTGCAGGCCAAAGCACTTGGCGCCGGAAAAATTATCCTGTTGGGCGGCGAACCCAGTATCTACCCCCATATCCGGGAAGTTATTGCATTTTTACATGACCATGGTCTTGAAACGGAAATGTTTACCAACGGCACCGGCATTACCCCGGATTTTGCACGGGAACTGCGTGCAACAGGCGTCCGGGTTGTCCTAAAAATGAATTCCTTTCATGAGGGCAGACAGGATGCGCTTGCAGGGAAAAAAGGGGCATTTCACATTATCCACAATGCCCTGGATAACCTTAAAGCCGCAGGCTATCCCGCCAAAGACGCCTTCCTGGCCTTGAGCACCATTATCTGCCGCCAGAACCGTGATGAACTGACCGACCTTTGGACCTGGATCAGGGACAACAACATGGCGCCCTATTTTGAAATCATCACCCCCCAGGGCCAGGCAAAAAACAATGCATCCCTTGAACTCACCCCCCTGGAACTTAAAACCGTGTTTGATGAAATCTGTGCCGTCGACCGGGAGCGCTACGGCATTGAATGGGACCCCCAGCCACCGCTCATGGGCAACCAGTGCATGCGCCACCAGTTTTCCTGCACAATCACTTCCATCGGCAATGTCCAACCCTGCGTGGGCATTACCAAAGCAATCGGCAACATACGAAAAACGCCTCTTAAGGATATTCTGGACCACTCCCGGGAACTTAAAATGCTGAAAAACCACCATCAGACCATTAAAGGATTCTGCCGAACCTGTGAAAAAAACGACACCTGTTACGGATGCCGTGGGGCAGCCTTCCAGGTCACCGGCGATCTCCTGGCTTCGGACCCGTTGTGCTGGCGAAACCCGGACAACCTTAAACGGCATCGTTAA
- a CDS encoding MMPL family transporter, protein MVNSKPREKQLNIGLLIITLFAAAFMLFVSFKRLHIETDITASLPAHNRVIRDALYFFDHHPIQDRVVISAGLGIEDPERLVTLAAMVEEKLSASGLFSSVGMDHYQEIMPELMNLVVKTLPFQFTRTELETRVAPLLTSDAIRDTLSQTYTRLLSLDEIGTSEFIAVDPLGLKNMVLSRLKSLAPVDEFNIYKGKLLSKDSRHCMIMATPKGSGTDSNFSTQAMDLLQAIQAQAQKEFARPGEHAVLTSVGAFRAAYDNERIIKHDVQKAIFIATAAIILLLFLAFPRPWIGLLALVPAMFGTIAGLFTYSLLYDGISLIVLGFGGAIISITIDHGITYLLFLDQPQKTFGRQASTEVRAVGLIATLTTVCAFLSLGMSDFKILEELGKFTALGMGFSFIFIHTLFPRIVPMLNPAKPRALPLQRLVNALIIPGKGGAWLALAITLGLVWFTWPVFHVDLSAMSTVSRETQEADARFYKTWGKGFTGKSHLMLTADSVPKLQDLNDRLADRVSAVQTQGIPASGTTLSMIFPGKAKKQENYDAWIHFWSKERVNSLKQDLSREAEQLGFTQDAFAPFLNLLVPTDLPAGPVAIPETLYPMMGISQSKADGGHWVWTTTVMRNPDVDEKNFYDTFSAVATVFEPQLFSTTLGSLLFTTFGKMFFIIAGAVLILLFIFFLDIKLTIITMLPVFFSFIGTLGTMKLIGHNLDIPSLMLSIIVFGIGIDFSLFFVRAYQRYRDESHPSVARIRLAVFMAGVSTMIGFGVMCLAEHSLLQSAGLACLLGIGFCLGGTFLILPPLLRRYFILQPVELSSAQEIPSRETDTSATSRILNRYRTAEAYPRMFARFKLKFDPMFKELPDLLPARGDISRIMDIGTGLGVPACFILERFPHARIFGIEPDPESRRISNMAMSGQGRIDIGGAPNLPAVSAPVQMALMLDMSHFLTPDEFKRTLEKIKAATAPGGTLIIRAIIPPAEKPTLAWSIEKLKLKLKGVVPHYLSVKAITDLINEADFRMESTKVSGNNPETVWFVAKVSP, encoded by the coding sequence ATGGTAAATTCAAAACCCCGGGAAAAACAGCTGAACATCGGTCTATTGATCATCACGCTTTTTGCCGCTGCATTCATGCTCTTTGTCAGTTTTAAAAGACTTCATATTGAAACAGATATCACGGCATCACTTCCGGCACACAACCGGGTGATCCGTGATGCCCTTTACTTTTTTGATCATCATCCCATCCAGGACCGGGTTGTTATCAGTGCAGGCCTCGGCATTGAAGATCCGGAACGATTGGTAACCCTGGCGGCCATGGTGGAGGAGAAGCTTTCGGCCTCCGGCCTGTTCAGCAGTGTGGGCATGGACCACTACCAGGAGATCATGCCCGAACTGATGAATCTGGTGGTAAAGACCCTGCCCTTTCAGTTCACCCGCACCGAGCTTGAAACCCGGGTTGCGCCACTGCTTACTTCGGATGCTATCCGGGATACACTGTCACAGACCTATACCCGGCTACTGAGTCTTGATGAGATCGGCACATCCGAATTCATAGCCGTTGATCCTCTGGGGTTAAAAAATATGGTGTTGTCACGGTTAAAATCCCTGGCACCGGTTGATGAGTTCAACATTTACAAGGGAAAACTGTTGTCCAAAGATTCCCGGCACTGCATGATCATGGCCACCCCCAAAGGCTCGGGCACGGACTCAAATTTCTCCACACAGGCCATGGATCTGCTCCAGGCCATCCAGGCCCAGGCCCAAAAAGAATTTGCAAGGCCCGGTGAACATGCCGTCCTCACATCCGTAGGCGCATTCAGGGCCGCCTATGATAATGAAAGAATCATCAAGCACGATGTGCAAAAGGCCATTTTCATTGCCACGGCAGCCATCATCTTATTGCTGTTTCTGGCCTTTCCCCGGCCATGGATCGGACTTTTAGCTCTGGTACCTGCCATGTTCGGCACCATTGCGGGCCTGTTCACCTATTCCCTGTTATATGACGGTATATCCCTTATCGTCCTTGGATTTGGCGGGGCCATCATCTCCATCACCATTGACCACGGCATTACCTATCTGCTGTTCCTGGACCAGCCCCAAAAAACATTTGGCAGACAAGCCTCCACAGAAGTGCGGGCCGTGGGGCTGATCGCCACATTGACCACGGTTTGCGCCTTTCTCTCTTTGGGGATGAGCGATTTTAAAATCCTTGAAGAGCTTGGAAAATTTACGGCCCTGGGCATGGGGTTCTCCTTTATCTTTATACATACCCTGTTTCCAAGGATCGTCCCCATGCTTAACCCGGCAAAACCCCGGGCGCTTCCCCTGCAGCGCCTGGTCAATGCCCTGATAATTCCCGGCAAAGGCGGTGCCTGGCTGGCTCTTGCAATAACACTAGGCCTTGTGTGGTTTACCTGGCCGGTTTTTCATGTGGATCTGTCCGCCATGAGCACGGTGAGCCGGGAAACCCAGGAGGCGGATGCAAGATTCTATAAGACCTGGGGCAAAGGGTTTACCGGCAAATCCCATCTCATGCTGACGGCCGATTCGGTCCCAAAACTTCAGGATTTAAACGACCGGCTGGCGGACCGGGTGTCTGCCGTTCAGACCCAAGGGATTCCGGCTTCGGGCACCACCCTTTCCATGATATTTCCGGGAAAGGCAAAAAAGCAGGAAAACTATGACGCCTGGATACACTTCTGGAGCAAAGAACGGGTTAACAGCCTCAAACAAGATCTAAGCCGTGAAGCAGAGCAGCTCGGGTTCACCCAGGATGCCTTTGCCCCCTTTTTAAACCTGCTTGTTCCCACCGACCTGCCCGCCGGACCCGTGGCAATCCCCGAGACCCTGTATCCCATGATGGGCATTTCCCAATCCAAGGCAGACGGCGGCCACTGGGTCTGGACAACAACCGTTATGCGCAACCCGGATGTGGATGAAAAAAATTTTTATGACACCTTCAGCGCCGTTGCCACGGTATTTGAACCCCAGCTTTTTTCCACCACCTTAGGCTCTCTTTTGTTCACAACCTTTGGCAAAATGTTTTTTATTATTGCCGGAGCGGTTTTGATCCTGCTGTTCATCTTTTTTCTGGACATTAAACTGACAATCATTACCATGCTGCCGGTCTTTTTCTCCTTTATCGGCACCCTGGGCACCATGAAACTTATAGGCCACAACCTGGACATCCCCTCGTTGATGCTCTCCATCATCGTATTCGGCATCGGCATTGACTTCTCCTTGTTCTTTGTACGTGCCTACCAGCGTTACCGCGACGAGTCCCATCCATCGGTTGCACGAATACGCCTGGCCGTATTCATGGCAGGGGTCTCCACCATGATCGGCTTCGGGGTGATGTGCCTGGCCGAGCATTCGCTTTTGCAAAGTGCCGGGCTTGCCTGCCTTCTGGGCATCGGCTTTTGCCTTGGAGGAACCTTTTTGATTCTGCCGCCCCTGCTGCGCCGCTATTTTATTTTACAACCCGTGGAATTGTCATCCGCCCAAGAAATTCCATCCCGGGAGACAGACACATCTGCCACATCCCGAATTCTTAACAGATACCGCACAGCCGAAGCCTACCCCAGAATGTTCGCCCGCTTTAAACTGAAATTTGACCCCATGTTCAAGGAGCTACCCGACCTTTTGCCGGCCAGGGGGGATATTTCCCGAATCATGGACATCGGCACAGGCCTTGGGGTGCCGGCTTGCTTTATCCTTGAACGGTTTCCCCATGCCCGGATATTCGGCATAGAACCCGACCCCGAAAGCCGGCGGATCAGTAACATGGCAATGTCAGGCCAGGGCCGTATAGATATAGGCGGCGCCCCGAATCTTCCCGCTGTTTCAGCGCCGGTTCAGATGGCTTTGATGCTGGACATGTCTCATTTTTTAACACCGGATGAATTCAAACGGACTTTGGAAAAAATCAAGGCAGCCACGGCCCCCGGCGGAACCCTTATCATCCGGGCAATTATTCCCCCGGCCGAAAAACCGACACTGGCCTGGTCCATTGAAAAGCTGAAACTTAAATTAAAAGGGGTGGTTCCCCATTACCTGTCTGTGAAGGCCATCACAGATCTTATCAACGAGGCGGATTTCAGGATGGAAAGCACCAAAGTATCGGGTAACAATCCTGAAACCGTCTGGTTTGTCGCAAAGGTGTCCCCATGA